The following are from one region of the Accipiter gentilis unplaced genomic scaffold, bAccGen1.1, whole genome shotgun sequence genome:
- the LOC126036778 gene encoding spidroin-2-like isoform X4, producing MWGHRGPGEVGTWDVGTSGTRGGGNVGCEVLLEVGQGDMETSGTGEVGTWDVGTSGIGEVGTWDVGTSGIGEVGTWDVGTSGTRDVGTWDVGTWDVGTSGTRGGGDVGCEVLLEVGHGDMETSGIGDVGTWDVGTSGIGEVGMWDVGTSGTRGGGNVGCEVLLEVGQGDMETSGTGEVGTWDVGTSGTGEVGTWDVKCSWRWDKGTWRHQGLGRWGRGMWGRGMWGHQGPGMWGRGMWGRGMWGHQGPGEVGTWDVKCSWRWDMGTWRHQGLGMWGRGMWGHQGLGRWGRGMWGRGMWEHRGPGEVGTWDVKCSWRWDMGTWRHQGLGRWGRGMWGHQGLGRWERGMWGHQGPGMWGRGMWGRGMWGHQGPGEVGTWDVKCSWRWDMGTWRHQGLGRWGRGMWEHQGLGRWGRGMWGHQGPGEVGTWDVKCSWRWDMGTWRHQGLGRWGRGMWGHQGLGRWGRGMWGHQGLGRWGRGMWGHQGPGMWGRGMWGRGMWGHQGPGMWGRGMWGRGMWGHQGPGEVGTWDVGTSGTRGGGNVGCEVLLEVGHGDMETSGIGEVGTWDVGTSGIGEVGTWDVGTSRTREVGTWDVGTSGTGEVGTWDVKCSWRWDMGTWRH from the exons aggtggggacgtgggatgtggggacatcagggattggggaggtggggacgtgggatgtggggacatcagggattggggaggtggggacgtgggatgtggggacatcagggaccagggatgtggggacgtgggatgtggggacgtgggatgtggggacatcagggaccaggggaggtggggacgtgggatgtgaagtgctcctggaggtgggacatggggacatggagacatcagggattggggatgtggggacgtgggatgtggggacatcagggattggggaggtggggatgtgggatgtggggacatcggggaccaggggaggtgggaacgtgggatgtgaagtgctcctggaggtgggacaaggggacatggagacatcagggaccggggaggtggggacgtgggatgtgggaaCATCGGGGACCGGGGAGGTGGGAACGTGGGATGTGAAGTGCTCCTGGAGGTGGGACAAGGGGACATGGAgacatcagggattggggaggtggggacgtgggat gtggggacgtgggatgtggggacatcagggaccagggatgtggggacgtgggatgtggggacgtgggatgtggggacatcagggaccaggggaggtggggacgtgggatgtgaagtgctcctggaggtgggacatggggacatggagacatcagggattggggatgtggggacgtgggatgtggggacatcagggattggggaggtggggacgtgggatgtggggacgtgggatgtgggaacatcggggaccaggggag gtgggaacgtgggatgtgaagtgctcctggaggtgggacatggggacatggagacatcagggattggggag gtggggacgtgggatgtggggacatcagggattggggaggtgggaacgtgggatgtggggacatcagggaccagggatgtggggacgtgggatgtggggacgtgggatgtggggacatcagggaccaggggaggtggggacgtgggatgtgaagtgctcctggaggtgggacatggggacatggagacatcagggattggggaggtggggacgtgggatgtgggaaCATCAGGgactggggaggtggggacgtgggatgtggggacatcagggaccaggggag gtgggaacgtgggatgtgaagtgctcctggaggtgggacatggggacatggagacatcagggattggggaggtggggacgtgggatgtggggacatcagggattggggag gtggggacgtgggatgtggggacatcagggattggggaggtggggacgtgggatgtggggacatcagggaccagggatgtggggacgtgggat gtggggacgtgggatgtggggacatcagggaccagggatgtggggacgtgggatgtggggacgtgggatgtggggacatcagggaccaggggag GTGGGAACGTGGGATGTGGGAACATcggggaccaggggag GTGGGAACGTGGGATGTGAAGTGCTCCTGgaggtgggacatggggacatggagacatcagggattggggaggtggggacgtgggatgtggggacatcagggattggggaggtggggacgtgggatgtggggacatcaagGACCAGGGAGGTGGGAACGTGGGATGTGGGAACATCGGGGACCGGGGAGGTGGGAACATGGGATGTGAAGTGCTCCTGgaggtgggacatggggacatggagacaTTAG
- the LOC126036778 gene encoding fibrinogen alpha-1 chain-like isoform X27, producing the protein MWGHRGPGEVGTWDVGTSGTRGGGNVGCEVLLEVGQGDMETSGTGEVGTWDVGTSGIGEVGTWDVGTSGIGEVGTWDVGTSGTRDVGTWDVGTWDVGTSGTRGGGDVGCEVLLEVGHGDMETSGIGDVGTWDVGTSGIGEVGMWDVGTSGTRGGGNVGCEVLLEVGQGDMETSGTGEVGTWDVGTSGTGEVGTWDVKCSWRWDKGTWRHQGLGRWGRGMWGHQGLGRWGRGMWGHQGPGMWGRGMWGRGMWGHQGPGEVGTWDVKCSWRWDMGTWRHQGLGRWGRGMWGHQGLGRWERGMWGHQGPGMWGRGMWGRGMWGHQGPGEVGTWDVKCSWRWDMGTWRHQGLGRWGRGMWEHQGLGRWGRGMWGHQGPGEVGTWDVKCSWRWDMGTWRHQGLGRWGRGMWGHQGLGRWGRGMWGHQGLGRWGRGMWGHQGPGMWGRGMWGRGMWGHQGPGMWGRGMWGRGMWGHQGPGEVGTWDVGTSGTRGGGNVGCEVLLEVGHGDMETSGIGEVGTWDVGTSGIGEVGTWDVGTSRTREVGTWDVGTSGTGEVGTWDVKCSWRWDMGTWRH; encoded by the exons aggtggggacgtgggatgtggggacatcagggattggggaggtggggacgtgggatgtggggacatcagggattggggaggtggggacgtgggatgtggggacatcagggaccagggatgtggggacgtgggatgtggggacgtgggatgtggggacatcagggaccaggggaggtggggacgtgggatgtgaagtgctcctggaggtgggacatggggacatggagacatcagggattggggatgtggggacgtgggatgtggggacatcagggattggggaggtggggatgtgggatgtggggacatcggggaccaggggaggtgggaacgtgggatgtgaagtgctcctggaggtgggacaaggggacatggagacatcagggaccggggaggtggggacgtgggatgtgggaaCATCGGGGACCGGGGAGGTGGGAACGTGGGATGTGAAGTGCTCCTGGAGGTGGGACAAGGGGACATGGAgacatcagggattggggaggtggggacgtgggatgtggggacatcagggattggggag gtggggacgtgggatgtggggacatcagggaccagggatgtggggacgtgggatgtggggacgtgggatgtggggacatcagggaccaggggag gtgggaacgtgggatgtgaagtgctcctggaggtgggacatggggacatggagacatcagggattggggag gtggggacgtgggatgtggggacatcagggattggggaggtgggaacgtgggatgtggggacatcagggaccagggatgtggggacgtgggatgtggggacgtgggatgtggggacatcagggaccaggggaggtggggacgtgggatgtgaagtgctcctggaggtgggacatggggacatggagacatcagggattggggaggtggggacgtgggatgtgggaaCATCAGGgactggggaggtggggacgtgggatgtggggacatcagggaccaggggag gtgggaacgtgggatgtgaagtgctcctggaggtgggacatggggacatggagacatcagggattggggaggtggggacgtgggatgtggggacatcagggattggggag gtggggacgtgggatgtggggacatcagggattggggaggtggggacgtgggatgtggggacatcagggaccagggatgtggggacgtgggat gtggggacgtgggatgtggggacatcagggaccagggatgtggggacgtgggatgtggggacgtgggatgtggggacatcagggaccaggggag GTGGGAACGTGGGATGTGGGAACATcggggaccaggggag GTGGGAACGTGGGATGTGAAGTGCTCCTGgaggtgggacatggggacatggagacatcagggattggggaggtggggacgtgggatgtggggacatcagggattggggaggtggggacgtgggatgtggggacatcaagGACCAGGGAGGTGGGAACGTGGGATGTGGGAACATCGGGGACCGGGGAGGTGGGAACATGGGATGTGAAGTGCTCCTGgaggtgggacatggggacatggagacaTTAG
- the LOC126036778 gene encoding spidroin-2-like isoform X47 has product MWGHRGPGEVGTWDVKCSWRWDKGTWRHQGLGRWGRGMWGHQGLGRWGRGMWGHQGPGMWGRGMWGRGMWGHQGPGEVGTWDVKCSWRWDMGTWRHQGLGMWGRGMWGHQGLGRWGRGMWGRGMWEHRGPGEVGTWDVKCSWRWDMGTWRHQGLGRWGRGMWGHQGLGRWERGMWGHQGPGMWGRGMWGRGMWGHQGPGEVGTWDVKCSWRWDMGTWRHQGLGRWGRGMWEHQGLGRWGRGMWGHQGPGEVGTWDVKCSWRWDMGTWRHQGLGRWGRGMWGHQGLGRWGRGMWGHQGLGRWGRGMWGHQGPGMWGRGMWGRGMWGHQGPGMWGRGMWGRGMWGHQGPGEVGTWDVGTSGTRGGGNVGCEVLLEVGHGDMETSGIGEVGTWDVGTSGIGEVGTWDVGTSRTREVGTWDVGTSGTGEVGTWDVKCSWRWDMGTWRH; this is encoded by the exons atgtggggacatcggggaccaggggaggtgggaacgtgggatgtgaagtgctcctggag GTGGGACAAGGGGACATGGAgacatcagggattggggaggtggggacgtgggatgtggggacatcagggattggggag gtggggacgtgggatgtggggacatcagggaccagggatgtggggacgtgggatgtggggacgtgggatgtggggacatcagggaccaggggaggtggggacgtgggatgtgaagtgctcctggaggtgggacatggggacatggagacatcagggattggggatgtggggacgtgggatgtggggacatcagggattggggaggtggggacgtgggatgtggggacgtgggatgtgggaacatcggggaccaggggag gtgggaacgtgggatgtgaagtgctcctggaggtgggacatggggacatggagacatcagggattggggag gtggggacgtgggatgtggggacatcagggattggggaggtgggaacgtgggatgtggggacatcagggaccagggatgtggggacgtgggatgtggggacgtgggatgtggggacatcagggaccaggggaggtggggacgtgggatgtgaagtgctcctggaggtgggacatggggacatggagacatcagggattggggaggtggggacgtgggatgtgggaaCATCAGGgactggggaggtggggacgtgggatgtggggacatcagggaccaggggag gtgggaacgtgggatgtgaagtgctcctggaggtgggacatggggacatggagacatcagggattggggaggtggggacgtgggatgtggggacatcagggattggggag gtggggacgtgggatgtggggacatcagggattggggaggtggggacgtgggatgtggggacatcagggaccagggatgtggggacgtgggat gtggggacgtgggatgtggggacatcagggaccagggatgtggggacgtgggatgtggggacgtgggatgtggggacatcagggaccaggggag GTGGGAACGTGGGATGTGGGAACATcggggaccaggggag GTGGGAACGTGGGATGTGAAGTGCTCCTGgaggtgggacatggggacatggagacatcagggattggggaggtggggacgtgggatgtggggacatcagggattggggaggtggggacgtgggatgtggggacatcaagGACCAGGGAGGTGGGAACGTGGGATGTGGGAACATCGGGGACCGGGGAGGTGGGAACATGGGATGTGAAGTGCTCCTGgaggtgggacatggggacatggagacaTTAG
- the LOC126036778 gene encoding spidroin-2-like isoform X48 — MWGHQGLGRWGRGMWGHQGPGMWGRGMWGRGMWGHQGPGEVGTWDVKCSWRWDMGTWRHQGLGMWGRGMWGHQGLGRWGRGMWGRGMWEHRGPGEVGTWDVKCSWRWDMGTWRHQGLGRWGRGMWGHQGLGRWERGMWGHQGPGMWGRGMWGRGMWGHQGPGEVGTWDVKCSWRWDMGTWRHQGLGRWGRGMWEHQGLGRWGRGMWGHQGPGEVGTWDVKCSWRWDMGTWRHQGLGRWGRGMWGHQGLGRWGRGMWGHQGLGRWGRGMWGHQGPGMWGRGMWGRGMWGHQGPGMWGRGMWGRGMWGHQGPGEVGTWDVGTSGTRGGGNVGCEVLLEVGHGDMETSGIGEVGTWDVGTSGIGEVGTWDVGTSRTREVGTWDVGTSGTGEVGTWDVKCSWRWDMGTWRH; from the exons atgtggggacatcagggattggggag gtggggacgtgggatgtggggacatcagggaccagggatgtggggacgtgggatgtggggacgtgggatgtggggacatcagggaccaggggaggtggggacgtgggatgtgaagtgctcctggaggtgggacatggggacatggagacatcagggattggggatgtggggacgtgggatgtggggacatcagggattggggaggtggggacgtgggatgtggggacgtgggatgtgggaacatcggggaccaggggag gtgggaacgtgggatgtgaagtgctcctggaggtgggacatggggacatggagacatcagggattggggag gtggggacgtgggatgtggggacatcagggattggggaggtgggaacgtgggatgtggggacatcagggaccagggatgtggggacgtgggatgtggggacgtgggatgtggggacatcagggaccaggggaggtggggacgtgggatgtgaagtgctcctggaggtgggacatggggacatggagacatcagggattggggaggtggggacgtgggatgtgggaaCATCAGGgactggggaggtggggacgtgggatgtggggacatcagggaccaggggag gtgggaacgtgggatgtgaagtgctcctggaggtgggacatggggacatggagacatcagggattggggaggtggggacgtgggatgtggggacatcagggattggggag gtggggacgtgggatgtggggacatcagggattggggaggtggggacgtgggatgtggggacatcagggaccagggatgtggggacgtgggat gtggggacgtgggatgtggggacatcagggaccagggatgtggggacgtgggatgtggggacgtgggatgtggggacatcagggaccaggggag GTGGGAACGTGGGATGTGGGAACATcggggaccaggggag GTGGGAACGTGGGATGTGAAGTGCTCCTGgaggtgggacatggggacatggagacatcagggattggggaggtggggacgtgggatgtggggacatcagggattggggaggtggggacgtgggatgtggggacatcaagGACCAGGGAGGTGGGAACGTGGGATGTGGGAACATCGGGGACCGGGGAGGTGGGAACATGGGATGTGAAGTGCTCCTGgaggtgggacatggggacatggagacaTTAG
- the LOC126036778 gene encoding spidroin-2-like isoform X32 — MWGHRGPGEVGTWDVGTSGTRGGGNVGCEVLLEVGQGDMETSGTGEVGTWDVGTSGIGEVGTWDVGTSGIGEVGTWDVGTSGTRDVGTWDVGTWDVGTSGTRGGGDVGCEVLLEVGHGDMETSGIGDVGTWDVGTSGIGEVGMWDVGTSGTRGGGNVGCEVLLEVGQGDMETSGTGEVGTWDVGTSGTGEVGTWDVKCSWRWDKGTWRHQGLGRWGRGMWGHQGLGRWGRGMWGHQGPGMWGRGMWGRGMWGHQGPGEVGTWDVKCSWRWDMGTWRHQGLGMWGRGMWGHQGLGRWGRGMWGRGMWEHRGPGEVGTWDVKCSWRWDMGTWRHQGLGRWGRGMWGHQGLGRWERGMWGHQGPGMWGRGMWGRGMWGHQGPGEVGTWDVKCSWRWDMGTWRHQGLGRWGRGMWEHQGLGRWGRGMWGHQGPGEVGTWDVKCSWRWDMGTWRHQGLGRWGRGMWGHQGLGRWGRGMWGHQGLGRWGRGMWGHQGPGMWGRGMWGRGMWGHQGPGMWGRGMWGRGMWGHQGPGEVGTWDVGTSGTGEVGTWDVKCSWRWDMGTWRH, encoded by the exons aggtggggacgtgggatgtggggacatcagggattggggaggtggggacgtgggatgtggggacatcagggattggggaggtggggacgtgggatgtggggacatcagggaccagggatgtggggacgtgggatgtggggacgtgggatgtggggacatcagggaccaggggaggtggggacgtgggatgtgaagtgctcctggaggtgggacatggggacatggagacatcagggattggggatgtggggacgtgggatgtggggacatcagggattggggaggtggggatgtgggatgtggggacatcggggaccaggggaggtgggaacgtgggatgtgaagtgctcctggaggtgggacaaggggacatggagacatcagggaccggggaggtggggacgtgggatgtgggaaCATCGGGGACCGGGGAGGTGGGAACGTGGGATGTGAAGTGCTCCTGGAGGTGGGACAAGGGGACATGGAgacatcagggattggggaggtggggacgtgggatgtggggacatcagggattggggag gtggggacgtgggatgtggggacatcagggaccagggatgtggggacgtgggatgtggggacgtgggatgtggggacatcagggaccaggggaggtggggacgtgggatgtgaagtgctcctggaggtgggacatggggacatggagacatcagggattggggatgtggggacgtgggatgtggggacatcagggattggggaggtggggacgtgggatgtggggacgtgggatgtgggaacatcggggaccaggggag gtgggaacgtgggatgtgaagtgctcctggaggtgggacatggggacatggagacatcagggattggggag gtggggacgtgggatgtggggacatcagggattggggaggtgggaacgtgggatgtggggacatcagggaccagggatgtggggacgtgggatgtggggacgtgggatgtggggacatcagggaccaggggaggtggggacgtgggatgtgaagtgctcctggaggtgggacatggggacatggagacatcagggattggggaggtggggacgtgggatgtgggaaCATCAGGgactggggaggtggggacgtgggatgtggggacatcagggaccaggggag gtgggaacgtgggatgtgaagtgctcctggaggtgggacatggggacatggagacatcagggattggggaggtggggacgtgggatgtggggacatcagggattggggag gtggggacgtgggatgtggggacatcagggattggggaggtggggacgtgggatgtggggacatcagggaccagggatgtggggacgtgggat gtggggacgtgggatgtggggacatcagggaccagggatgtggggacgtgggatgtggggacgtgggatgtggggacatcagggaccaggggag gtggggacgtgggatgtgggaaCATCGGGGACCGGGGAGGTGGGAACGTGGGATGTGAAGTGCTCCTGgag gtgggacatggggacatggagacaTTAG
- the LOC126036778 gene encoding spidroin-2-like isoform X2: MWGHRGPGEVGTWDVGTSGTRGGGNVGCEVLLEVGQGDMETSGTGEVGTWDVGTSGIGEVGTWDVGTSGIGEVGTWDVGTSGTRDVGTWDVGTWDVGTSGTRGGGDVGCEVLLEVGHGDMETSGIGDVGTWDVGTSGIGEVGMWDVGTSGTRGGGNVGCEVLLEVGQGDMETSGTGEVGTWDVGTSGTGEVGTWDVKCSWRWDKGTWRHQGLGRWGRGMWGHQGLGRWGRGMWGHQGPGMWGRGMWGRGMWGHQGPGEVGTWDVKCSWRWDMGTWRHQGLGMWGRGMWGHQGLGRWGRGMWGRGMWEHRGPGEVGTWDVKCSWRWDMGTWRHQGLGRWGRGMWGHQGLGRWERGMWGHQGPGMWGRGMWGRGMWGHQGPGEVGTWDVKCSWRWDMGTWRHQGLGRWGRGMWEHQGLGRWERGMWGHRGPGEVGTWDVKCSWRWDMGTWRHQGLGRWGRGMWGHQGLGRWGRGMWGHQGLGRWGRGMWGHQGPGMWGRGMWGRGMWGHQGPGMWGRGMWGRGMWGHQGPGEVGTWDVGTSGTRGGGNVGCEVLLEVGHGDMETSGIGEVGTWDVGTSGIGEVGTWDVGTSRTREVGTWDVGTSGTGEVGTWDVKCSWRWDMGTWRH, from the exons aggtggggacgtgggatgtggggacatcagggattggggaggtggggacgtgggatgtggggacatcagggattggggaggtggggacgtgggatgtggggacatcagggaccagggatgtggggacgtgggatgtggggacgtgggatgtggggacatcagggaccaggggaggtggggacgtgggatgtgaagtgctcctggaggtgggacatggggacatggagacatcagggattggggatgtggggacgtgggatgtggggacatcagggattggggaggtggggatgtgggatgtggggacatcggggaccaggggaggtgggaacgtgggatgtgaagtgctcctggaggtgggacaaggggacatggagacatcagggaccggggaggtggggacgtgggatgtgggaaCATCGGGGACCGGGGAGGTGGGAACGTGGGATGTGAAGTGCTCCTGGAGGTGGGACAAGGGGACATGGAgacatcagggattggggaggtggggacgtgggatgtggggacatcagggattggggag gtggggacgtgggatgtggggacatcagggaccagggatgtggggacgtgggatgtggggacgtgggatgtggggacatcagggaccaggggaggtggggacgtgggatgtgaagtgctcctggaggtgggacatggggacatggagacatcagggattggggatgtggggacgtgggatgtggggacatcagggattggggaggtggggacgtgggatgtggggacgtgggatgtgggaacatcggggaccaggggag gtgggaacgtgggatgtgaagtgctcctggaggtgggacatggggacatggagacatcagggattggggag gtggggacgtgggatgtggggacatcagggattggggaggtgggaacgtgggatgtggggacatcagggaccagggatgtggggacgtgggatgtggggacgtgggatgtggggacatcagggaccaggggaggtggggacgtgggatgtgaagtgctcctggaggtgggacatggggacatggagacatcagggattggggaggtggggacgtgggatgtgggaaCATCAGGgactggggag gtgggaacgtgggatgtggggacatcggggaccaggggaggtgggaacgtgggatgtgaagtgctcctggaggtgggacatggggacatggagacatcagggattggggaggtggggacgtgggatgtggggacatcagggattggggag gtggggacgtgggatgtggggacatcagggattggggaggtggggacgtgggatgtggggacatcagggaccagggatgtggggacgtgggat gtggggacgtgggatgtggggacatcagggaccagggatgtggggacgtgggatgtggggacgtgggatgtggggacatcagggaccaggggag GTGGGAACGTGGGATGTGGGAACATcggggaccaggggag GTGGGAACGTGGGATGTGAAGTGCTCCTGgaggtgggacatggggacatggagacatcagggattggggaggtggggacgtgggatgtggggacatcagggattggggaggtggggacgtgggatgtggggacatcaagGACCAGGGAGGTGGGAACGTGGGATGTGGGAACATCGGGGACCGGGGAGGTGGGAACATGGGATGTGAAGTGCTCCTGgaggtgggacatggggacatggagacaTTAG
- the LOC126036778 gene encoding LWamide neuropeptides-like isoform X33, translating into MRSAPGGGDVGCGDIGDQGRWERGMWGHRGPGEVGTWDVKCSWRWDKGTWRHQGPGRWGRGMWGHQGLGRWGRGMWGHQGLGRWGRGMWGHQGPGMWGRGMWGRGMWGHQGPGEVGTWDVGTSGTGEVGTWDVKCSWRWDKGTWRHQGLGRWGRGMWGHQGLGRWGRGMWGHQGPGMWGRGMWGRGMWGHQGPGEVGTWDVKCSWRWDMGTWRHQGLGMWGRGMWGHQGLGRWGRGMWGRGMWEHRGPGEVGTWDVKCSWRWDMGTWRHQGLGRWGRGMWGHQGLGRWERGMWGHQGPGMWGRGMWGRGMWGHQGPGEVGTWDVKCSWRWDMGTWRHQGLGRWGRGMWEHQGLGRWGRGMWGHQGPGEVGTWDVKCSWRWDMGTWRHQGLGRWGRGMWGHQGLGRWGRGMWGHQGLGRWGRGMWGHQGPGMWGRGMWGRGMWGHQGPGMWGRGMWGRGMWGHQGPGEVGTWDVGTSGTRGGGNVGCEVLLEVGHGDMETSGIGEVGTWDVGTSGIGEVGTWDVGTSRTREVGTWDVGTSGTGEVGTWDVKCSWRWDMGTWRH; encoded by the exons aggtggggacgtgggatgtggggacatcagggattggggaggtggggacgtgggatgtggggacatcagggattggggaggtggggacgtgggatgtggggacatcagggaccagggatgtggggacgtgggatgtggggacgtgggatgtggggacatcagggaccaggggag gtggggacgtgggatgtgggaaCATCGGGGACCGGGGAGGTGGGAACGTGGGATGTGAAGTGCTCCTGGAGGTGGGACAAGGGGACATGGAgacatcagggattggggaggtggggacgtgggatgtggggacatcagggattggggag gtggggacgtgggatgtggggacatcagggaccagggatgtggggacgtgggatgtggggacgtgggatgtggggacatcagggaccaggggaggtggggacgtgggatgtgaagtgctcctggaggtgggacatggggacatggagacatcagggattggggatgtggggacgtgggatgtggggacatcagggattggggaggtggggacgtgggatgtggggacgtgggatgtgggaacatcggggaccaggggag gtgggaacgtgggatgtgaagtgctcctggaggtgggacatggggacatggagacatcagggattggggag gtggggacgtgggatgtggggacatcagggattggggaggtgggaacgtgggatgtggggacatcagggaccagggatgtggggacgtgggatgtggggacgtgggatgtggggacatcagggaccaggggaggtggggacgtgggatgtgaagtgctcctggaggtgggacatggggacatggagacatcagggattggggaggtggggacgtgggatgtgggaaCATCAGGgactggggaggtggggacgtgggatgtggggacatcagggaccaggggag gtgggaacgtgggatgtgaagtgctcctggaggtgggacatggggacatggagacatcagggattggggaggtggggacgtgggatgtggggacatcagggattggggag gtggggacgtgggatgtggggacatcagggattggggaggtggggacgtgggatgtggggacatcagggaccagggatgtggggacgtgggat gtggggacgtgggatgtggggacatcagggaccagggatgtggggacgtgggatgtggggacgtgggatgtggggacatcagggaccaggggag GTGGGAACGTGGGATGTGGGAACATcggggaccaggggag GTGGGAACGTGGGATGTGAAGTGCTCCTGgaggtgggacatggggacatggagacatcagggattggggaggtggggacgtgggatgtggggacatcagggattggggaggtggggacgtgggatgtggggacatcaagGACCAGGGAGGTGGGAACGTGGGATGTGGGAACATCGGGGACCGGGGAGGTGGGAACATGGGATGTGAAGTGCTCCTGgaggtgggacatggggacatggagacaTTAG